Part of the Vigna unguiculata cultivar IT97K-499-35 chromosome 3, ASM411807v1, whole genome shotgun sequence genome, gccacaaattcagcttccatggtggatgcagcaatgacagactgcttcacacttttccatgaaatcgctcctccggctaaagatacacataaccaaatgtactctcttgtatccacacagccgacaaagtctgaatctgtataacctatcacctccaggtgatcagattttctataagtaagcatgtgattctttgttccttgtaggtatcttaaaactttctttgcagctttccaatgctccaaacctggattactttggtatctaccaagtATACCAACTGCAGAGCTAATATCTGACCTCGTAcaggtttgagcatacatcaaactcccaacaacagatgcataagggatattttccatctgtttccgttccaaatcattctttggacattgcatgagactaaacttgtctcctttctgtattggaacaggagatgctgaacatttatccattttgaatctctctaaaactttattaatgtatgcattctgagacaaacctaacagtCTTTGTGATCTGTCACAGAATATTTCTATCTctatcacatagtatgcctcacccatatctttcatttcaaagttattagagagaaacctcttagtctcaattaatagaccaagatcattagtcgcaagcaagatatcatcaacatatagagtcagaaatataaacttactcccactaaccttcagatatatacaccgatcaacggtgttttccttaaatccaaaggacacaatagtatcattgaacttaagataccattgtcgagaagcttgtttaagtccatatatcgatctcttaagtttacacaccatgtgctcctttccttcttcaacgaaccccaccggttggtccatatagacatcctcttctaaatccccattcagaaaagcagttttaacatccatttgatgcaactcaagatcataatgagctactaatgccatgataattctaaaagaatctttcttagaaacaggcgaaaatgtttccttatagtcaatgccatccttctgagtaaaacctttggcaacaagacgGGCCTTGTAATGTTCAatattgccttgagagtcacgcttagtcttaaagacccatttacacccaactttcttgcatccttctggcaattccacaaggtcccatacgtcattatgtgccattgatttaagctcatctttcatggcatctaaccacttatcagaattatcaccattaatggcttctgaaaaagaaattggatcattatcaatgcttaagtcattttctgactcttgtagataaaccacatagtcattcgaaatagcagactttctatctctgtgagatcttcttaatactatttctCGTGATTGTTCTACTATCGGTTCATTATTAACCTcgggatcattaatttgttgttcttcttgattgttataagtttctacaacatgtggaacaacaactcttgataaagaagtactagttataggaacttgtactctaacttccttaatctccacatttcGTGAAGTTTCACTCCCGCTGGTTTCACCATTTTCAATGAACCGAGCATTTCCAGTTTCAACGATTCTAGTACTATGGGTAggacagtaaaacatatacccctttgatttttctggataaccaatgaaaaatccactgattgttcttttatccagtttcttttcttgcggattgtatattcttacttctgcctgacaaccccaaacatgcaggtgtctcaaactgggtttcttattcgtccataactcaaaaggagtcttttgaacagctttactaggaaccctgttcaacaaatacatggcagtctttaaagcatacatccacaatgatacaggtaaacatgaattacttaacatactcctaaccatatccattaaggttcgattacgcctttctgatacaccattttgttgtggtatGTCTGgcattgtgtattgagcacaaataccacATTTCTCAAGGAACTTTGCGAACGGACCAAggtgttgtccactttcatcatatcttccataatactcaccacctctatcagacCTTACGATTTTTACCTTTTTGTCTAATTGCCTTTCCACTTCATTCATATAAACTTTCAAGGCATTTACTGACTGAGATTTCTCATgaagtacttctctttattgaaagaatttacatcaaacggaccacatatatcatatgtatgatttcaagaagccgagtgcttctcgtggctcctttctttgtgtgtttagtttgtttgcctttaatacaatccacacacacattcagatcagtaaaatctaaatccggaaggatttcattctttactaatctttgcattctttctttggaaatatgtcccaaacgtttatgccacaagtaagtagatcgttcatccactaaactacgtttagtgccaacattgtgatgGAAAGTCATAAGAGTTTtagcatataaattatccaaattcaatttatataaaccatcataaagggtaccagatccaatcataaaagtacgcttaaacaaactgaaacaaccattcccaaacttaaaagGGTATCCAGCAATATCAAgtttagacaaagaaattaaattcctagtgatactaggtacataaaaagtatccataaggtctaagtgatatccagtgtcgaggattagacgataagtcccgacctcttccactggaactttctctttattgtcCATGAATacaaacttctcatttgggtttatggttcgggttgtaagaaatccctgcatcacattagaaacatgagtcgtacatccagaatcaatccaccacgtattatggggaacttaagttaagtttgattcaaaacataagTAAGCATTATGttcacctttcttttcgaaccaagccttacgctttatgcagtccttctggaaatgtccagacttcccgcagaaatgacatttgtcatttttcttctggattttggttgaggactcgtcaatctttagtggtcctttaccctttccatgtttcttagcaactttctttccaacagctccttgattcttcacatattgaatagagtggcttcctaagttcttcagtcggGGTCTCCTCCTAAACTAGCATACTATGCAATTCATGTAcattccacttgtctttcatggtgttgtagttcatctggaacggaccatactcagacggtaatgagttcagaatgaactgcacgagaaaaccttcatccactgCCATCCCTaaagacttaagtcttgctgtgatatttgtcatctcgatcacatgctcatgcatagTACGCGAACCGTCAAACTTCATAGTGGTCAACATACTCATCAATGTCCTAGCGAGAGACTTAACAGCAGTTTGGGAGtgctcttccacaaatttcataaattcttttgcgtCATCAGTTTTGGGAAGAGCTGACTTTATATTGCTTGTTATGCTCAttttcataaacattaagctaagtctgtttgatcttgcccaagctttgtaatgggctttctcttcattgctactagcatccgtgatagcagccggcttttcaactagaagagctagatcaagatccaacacacctaagtgaaattggacttgctcactccagtcagggaaattcaacccattCAAGACTGGAACAGACGAAGCATGCGAGTGTAAAGATACCGGAACAGAGACTGCAATTAACAAATGCCTAACAttaattaacccataaatttaattattcataatttagcatccatagtatgggtaattaaaataaaaaacattaataatttgaaatcatataaactttaaaattttggtcactttggtgactaacaaaatttatcatacttaatttcaaataaataaatacacatacatttaattgctataaactttatatagcttcctcattaattttaatttaacaataacaaacataaatattattgcaaattaaaataaaattattagttatttatataaataaaataattaatattaattttattggtaACATAacccaataaaaatattaaactttaattttaataaaccaTGTAATTACACGATTCACACATTATAAAATTGGAAATCTTTCAATAGGCATGTTCACACAATTTTATGCCATTCACCTGCATTCATTACTTTATTCACACAGTAacagttttattttaaacttgCATTCAATGCCAAATCCACGTGCACAACAGGAATGGTTTTTAACTTTCATTCATTCCTTTATTccaatttcaaaacaaaaataacaacatGCACACGTAGCAGCAGAAAACATGATTCCAAATACACCTTCGTGCGTCGCGCGGTCTACTTTTACACGCAACAGtttcattatattttcattcaattaccaattaaaataaaaaacaccaTCACAGTAAAGCACGCATACAATTCTTGATCCATGGCAGCAGTGATACAATATTTTAATGGCAGCATTatcattcataaaattaaattagggtttataacaTTAAGGAAAAACATCATAAGGgagaaacatcacataataggagaatcataaatcctacaatcttgctctgataccatatgtaaaactaattaaggatctttaagagtTATGATTCTCACtccataaaacataatagagcactaaccttgatccatgagagatcatgtgaatatgcgttcttcaaatttgtaatcttgtgtgctcttcaaccattgttttccaatctatctctttgcctttctttttcttctcacacgttcttgatgggttaccgtgaaaagaaccttatggtcAGAGATAGAACCCCTATTCCTTTTATAAActaacgtccatcaagttggtttttattttatctttatctttattttattttattatcacttcccataataataaccaataagtctttatattttattaaatcacaattgagcacatcataatatttcaaatgagtcactaatagaattaattcgtcaattaattctaacaagtcaacccaccttcaacccgactcacttaacccacagGTTAAACGAGTTCAAGTAGGGTTAAAGGTGCATTGACCCACTTAACCcgccaacatttttttacaattttttatttttttaataattatttattattccgaattatataggttcacaatttcgtgttttaaaatgttagaatgttgctcaataatatttgaatagtttgaatgtttaatgaATTTGATTGTTAAGTTCtatacgttgatactttaatctttaactataatctttatagtaaattactcaagtaaacaaatttttctaaattagcatgacaaaaatgtgtagtttttttatttatattttgttgaataacatgatagcaaatgtgtaatattagccaTGTTTTCTTGGACTACATGTATattttcttggaaataattcatcatatattggtggtgggCATGATGAAGCCATTGATTCTTGATTTTCCTGTGATTTTTATCTCATCGGTtgcttaaaaatttatttaaatatttgaatactcaaaaataactaattaattttttttatgtgggttggtgagccaacccacttaacccacaaACCCATGGTGGGTTGAGCCTGGTTGCAAAATTTCTGACTCGACATAAAGTGAGTCAGGTTGGGTCCACTCATTTTCAATCTgtctcgtggtgagccaacccgtgtgaggcGGGTTGGCTCACCTTGACAtgtctaaaatatataaatacattacTCAGAAGTTAATCCAAAGTCATCTCCCAGTGACTATTATTTTCAGCCAAAGCTTTCCAGATACAATTCAATACAAAAGGGGAGGGGGTGGTTTGGTAGATTCAAGTATTGACAAAATGTGAGCAAGAagttaaatgaaatgaaataatgaTTAGAATGTGTTGATtaactctaaattcactcattCCCAATCAACTAAGCGAAGATTAAGAAAACCTTCATTATACATTAAAGCAATGCACATATCAATTAATCTACCATTGAACAAGCAACCCACATTCATTAAGCATGGATACATATTAACTTAAACACCAAATTATCCACTACATATTAAGCACACACAGAATCTGAATTACCCTAGGAGATTAAAAGATGAAAGTGAACCAAAACATAACTCAATCAACATTATGGAACAAAGAACCTCAAAGTTCATGCATTCTCTTCAGGGAATCAACCattgtacaaaaataaattatttctaagtTTATTTATAGGTTATatggatgaaaaaaaattgtaggtagGGGAAAATTATCGTCTTTTGAAGGTTTGTGGTTTGTGTGAGATTTATTGACGATAGAGACTGAAATAAGATTATCCTAATTCTACTAATCATTGAAATCAAAAAGAGGAGAAGGTTTTGAGGTGAGATTCGAAGGAGGTTCTTGTGTAAAGTATCAGAAGAAGTCGAGCTTGATAGGCATAAAATTCACCCTATCGTACCCTATGGATCAAGAGAAACCCAAACATGTTATAGGTATAGTTCTTGTGCAGCAAGAGTGACTAAGCAATCATAGGTGCAAAATCTTAGGGTGTTAGTCAATACATAGTCCTCCGAAGGTCATAtataacactacaaaaaaaattgaaattaccgaTGGAATTTTATCAACGAATATATTTTTAtcggtaaatttgaattaccgacggacTTTATCGACGAATTCTAGAATTTTAATTACCGACAGAAAATTCGTCGGTAACATAGATTTCATTTATCGACAGAAAAATTAGTCGGTAAAATTTGtcagtaattaatttttttttacctacaaatttaccgacagatttttccGTCGATAAAAGAAGCGGGAAACTTTCCGCCTAAATTTGAATTACCAACGGATTTTTCTGTCGGTAAATCTGTCGGTAACTCAAAttttttaccgacaaatttacCGACGAAAAAATCTGTCGGTACTTATATAACtcaaaattcgtcggtaaaagAATCAACGGATTTTTCgatcggtaattaccgacaaatttaccgacggatttttctgtcgataattaccgacggaacATGATTTATGtcggtaaaattttaccgaCAAGCATTTTACTAACAGATTTTTGACCGTcgataatatcaatttttcttgtagtgaataaTATAGGTCGAATGATTTGTAAAAGTTTGGTAACATGAACATGGATGATAAATGGCTTGACGTTGTTTGTGAATAACTTTATGAATGAGTAgctttgttctattttttttatttaaaacatataagttttaaatcatctctagcttaccctgtgtGTTTTATGAATGATATTATTATCTGCCTGCCATGATCATAATATTCCGTGTGATGATAACATAGGTATGACAAAGGAATAGTTGCAGGAATggtttgtaaaagaaaataagaccaataaatagttttgaatagacaaaatttatattatgatgTATTAGTTTTTATCTTAACgctttttttgaagtattttttaaatttaattagtaatGATATAACTGTACATCATCTTAATAGTTTTAATTGTACTAAGGTCATGATATAATTATGTAAATGCTTTCTTATTagtattgataaaatattaaaatttgatctGTTAcaatttctaatttaattattaaattaaattcatttgagAATTCAATAACAGTATTACTAagttttattttccttctttattttttaattttgtaaaaaaattaagaaaggaaTGATGAGTTACTTTGATATTGAGAATTTAGTTATcagaaaattacattttaatacATGAACAATTAATCAGTCCAACAATTTTAGAATTAAAGTAAGAATTAATTTAgttggacaatttttttttaagatgagTTAATTTTTGAGAAAAGCAAACTTGTTGTAATCATTAACGTGATCCTCGTACTTTTagttaaatatatcaaaatttgtttaaacTCGTAATGAAGCAATTTGATTCCCAAATAATTCGAGAGAGATTCgcttgagaaaaaaataaaatgtggatTGAATCGATTTTAACTCATTTAACTTATGAGTTAACTAAGTTCCAGTCGATAAGTTAACTTGTAATCCACGAACaacactttatattattattttaaccgttttttataaattttttgttacaaataTTTATTGCTTTTAATTACGTAAGTTGACACTTTGATTTTtctaaatactaaaatattaataaaaatatttgcataatttatatatttaatttatttgtgacATTTTAATCTTCaaccattatttttataaataatgtttgaTGAAGtagatgaaatatatatatatatatatatatatatatatattaaatgagttaactcataagaaaatatatatatatatatatatatatatatatatatatatatatattaatctattttgattgtattgtaataaatatacaaaataaattggatgaataaaatatttttatgtgaatCAACCCACCTAAACCACTCATGGTAGCCCTACAAGAAAATTTATacataatgaccaattttaagAACTAAAAGTAATTAGTCAAtgtagtgatcaatttagataccaatttataaattagaaattattaataattaaaatagtttctattatggtttataaatttgatattagcTACTAAGATTTTGATTATCTAAGAAATTGGTTGTTAGATTGGTctctaaatatgtttttgattattatttaagatttttttgtagtgtatgtTGAGTCGATCATAACATTTTTGGCAAGTAAGACCTATTAAACttactcattttttaaattaatccaTGATGAGTTTGTCTATGTCAGCCAAATTAACTCGTTTTGACAcctttatttttcttgtatatatccataaaaattatattttacataaaaaaaaactttcatattttataatttaaaaatcatttttaacttTCAAATTACATATCAAAATGTTTTTACATAAACAAGAATAACAACAATGACAAGAAGGATTTTACAATTAGATACACTTTTCTTTGAATCCATCGGTGACGCAACACTTTGTTCTTGGAGTCCGTCAGTAACAACCGTTATGCAAGATTGACGAGGATAACAAGGGGATAACGACGGGAGCGGTTGgcaatttggtcttttaactATTCAAATGGAGTGGACATAAAAAGCGTGCAGTGCAGAAAGAAATTGTCATCCCCTCTTATTGGAAAAAGCCCAAATagacccgaaacccaaaacccctgTACGCTAAACCCCATTACGAGTCGTAGGGAGGGAGGGACACAGACAAAACAATCATGGCGCAATGGTGGCGCTCCGCCGCCGGCCACTACCGAACTATGGCAGCGAGCCGTTGTTCGTCGTCTGCTTTCCGGTGCAGCCATTACCATACGATCCAAGCCATTCCAAGGGAGTGCACAGGCAGCAAAGTCTCAGCGAGAGACCGAGGGCAAGGTCGAATACCCGCCGTCCTTTTCTCCCAGAACCTTCTGGAGAAAAATCCCGACAATCGATCGGAATCGAAGAAGTACTTGCTAACCGTCGAGAAGAAGCAGATTAAGGCCATTCTTAACTCCGTCGACGCTCCTACCTTCTGCTCCACCCGCTTCCAGCTCCAGATCCGTGCGGGATCCGGGTCCTCTCATTTGGTCGAATCCGGAACCGTTTTACCTATCAAGgttttctcctttctttttttttcttataatatttatatttggttTGAGTTTTGAGTTGTAGTTTTTGGTTATGTAGATTCATAGGGACGAAGAGAGTGGGCAGATTCTTAATTTGGTGTTTGTTTGGGCTGAGGAAGGAATGAATTTGAAAGTGGATGTGCCTATTATTTTCAAAGGGGAAGATGTTTGTCCTGGTATTCAGAAAGGtaactctttttttattttgttgctGTAGAACTCGTAGTTTAGGCATTTATTAGATGGTCTTTTGGTTCATGAATGATGAAAAATGGCCCTTGTGTGGAGCTCCCTAAGCTGAAATAATCAATAATCAATACTATTTGTATGCATAATTCGGAGATTACTTAGTAGAGAGATTATGGCTTTACGGAACTGTTtagttttttagtttaattttctctagattttttataatttgaactTATTAGAAGTTATTTTATGTGTGACTTTTGAAGTAGTTATTACAAGAACCATTAATCTTAGTATACACGGTGACGGATAATTGGATGATAGCGCATCCTTTACACTGTCTctgtatttaaattaaactattttacCTTTCCTCAATAAACAATGGCAATTAAGGTAGAAAATATTGCCAAACATTAAACTGGGTGTGAATGTGAATTTATATTGATACAACAACAAATTATTATCCTACTAGGTGAAGTTGGCTACATGCGTGAAAGGTCATTCAATTTCATTTGTCACGGTTAAAATCCAAACCTTCTGGACAACTTTCTCCAATGTCTGTTTTGTCTCCCTCTCCCTTTTGTGCCTAAAATCATGTAATCTACTCTTATGATTGTTGCCTCTTTTTGCCCTTTTTTGTGAATTCTAAACCACattaactgatttttttttttttttgaatttttcctTGATGCTACACCaacctttttttatataatttattttgtattttgatcACAGATCAATCTTAGTGTTCTCATTTTTGTTACTCTCACCTTTCTCTCATGTCGTCCTTTAAAGCCTATGAATTGATACAGTGTGGCACACATGAATGCTTAGTCATATGGTAAAACTTACCTTTGAGTCTGTTAAGTACTTTATGATCAGAAATAACCCTTGATGTCTTTCTTTATTTGTCATTCCCCCTGTTTCCTATGTGTATAGTcctccttaattttttttcatcattttttcatATGTTTAGTCGTATTCATCATCTCTTACTAGAAATTGCAAAGTATGTACTTTGTTAAATTCCTACTTAATTGAAAACCTTGTATTTCAAAGTTTGCCTCCAAAATTTAAgcttaatgttatttttttcctttgatgCCTTGATGATTAGATCATCTGGAAAAAACACGGGGATAATCTTTTGTATGTCCATTATAGACACACTCTAGACTAGATTAAACGAAGAGAACACTCGGAATCCTTTTGGATTATCCTCACAAGCATTTCAAATTCTTGCCTCTAGGAATTAACCTCCCATGCTGTGAAAACTCTAGAGAGTTGAGTAAAAGAATTTCAGTAGTAAATGCATTCTCTTACATTTCTCTCAGTGATCAATTACAAGTAGCATTATATAGATGGCAAAGCATAGTTCACACCATCTGATACAGAGAGCTAATAACTACTCACAAACTAACATAGGAAAATTAAACTAAGCAATATGTCTGTTAACACAAGCATTTCAAAGGACTTTGTGGTTTGCTTGCTTCCAAGTAAAAAATGGGGCAAAGTAGACATAACTGGTTTGACATTGCTTAATTATTCTAACATCTATAACCATTGGATGACAATGGTTtgataacttttatattatatgaaatgTTTCTTGATAGACTCATTGCTTCTAGTCTCTTGCAgttacatacatacatatatatatatatatatatatattattgctttttttttgtttggggCATTTCTTTGTTTGCGAACATTGTAGTTGAAGATCATTGTTCATTCTCAACATTTGTGATTAAAATACAGCAATCAGCCCTCCTAAGAAGTTTGTTTatgttttagtattttatttttcttttgttctcgTGCTCTTTTGTTTTGCCTGTG contains:
- the LOC114175195 gene encoding uncharacterized protein LOC114175195; this encodes MAQWWRSAAGHYRTMAASRCSSSAFRCSHYHTIQAIPRECTGSKVSARDRGQGRIPAVLFSQNLLEKNPDNRSESKKYLLTVEKKQIKAILNSVDAPTFCSTRFQLQIRAGSGSSHLVESGTVLPIKIHRDEESGQILNLVFVWAEEGMNLKVDVPIIFKGEDVCPGIQKGGILNKIRPSLKYLGPSEHIPSKIVVDVSNLDIEDRIFMRDIEVHPSLKLLSKNENMPICKVVPTSLGNREPIVE